Proteins found in one Terribacillus sp. DMT04 genomic segment:
- a CDS encoding prephenate dehydrogenase: protein METVVIAGLGLIGGSLARNIHTHQDVHLIGVDQRESTLAYALQHHIIDEAMTSFQEAASKADIILLAAPVSKSVELLLQLDSIDLQKDVLVTDVSSVKGPIFQQAAALRSDRITFVGGHPMAGSHKQGIEASKAHLFENAIYVMTPVQQATDVHIDRLKQLLSGTKSTFITLSAEEHDEMTGVVSHFPHFIASALVQQAKKWEAKHSFLPKLAAGGFRDITRIASSNPGMWQDIFFQNKEKMAVLLDDWIREMQTFRTLLAEDKREEIHTYLTDAKSYRDGLEPRKKGAIPGYYDLYVDITDQPGALQKVLAVIADAGLSIVNIQILELREGLTGVLRLSFAEQKMQLKAKGVLEVFGYEVKIQD from the coding sequence ATGGAGACAGTCGTAATCGCAGGACTCGGTCTGATCGGGGGCTCGCTTGCCCGAAATATACACACGCATCAAGATGTGCATCTAATTGGAGTGGACCAGCGGGAAAGTACATTGGCATATGCGCTTCAGCACCATATTATTGATGAAGCAATGACTTCTTTTCAAGAAGCTGCCAGTAAGGCTGACATTATTTTGTTAGCCGCTCCTGTTTCCAAATCTGTAGAGCTGCTCCTGCAGCTTGATAGCATAGATTTGCAAAAAGACGTGCTAGTGACAGACGTTTCTTCTGTTAAGGGTCCGATATTTCAGCAAGCAGCTGCTTTGCGCTCTGACAGAATTACATTTGTCGGCGGTCATCCAATGGCCGGCTCTCATAAACAAGGGATTGAAGCTTCCAAGGCGCATCTTTTTGAAAATGCTATTTACGTAATGACGCCGGTGCAGCAAGCAACAGATGTACATATCGACAGACTCAAACAACTATTGTCTGGGACGAAAAGTACGTTTATTACATTATCGGCGGAAGAGCATGATGAGATGACTGGGGTTGTCTCCCATTTTCCGCACTTCATTGCATCTGCACTCGTGCAGCAGGCGAAAAAGTGGGAAGCAAAACATAGCTTTTTGCCGAAACTTGCCGCGGGCGGTTTTCGGGACATAACACGTATTGCTTCTAGTAATCCGGGCATGTGGCAGGATATTTTTTTCCAAAACAAAGAAAAGATGGCCGTGCTTCTGGATGACTGGATTAGGGAAATGCAAACTTTTCGTACACTTCTTGCAGAGGATAAGAGAGAGGAAATTCATACGTATCTTACCGATGCGAAAAGTTATCGAGATGGATTAGAACCGAGAAAAAAAGGTGCTATACCAGGTTATTATGACTTGTACGTTGACATTACGGATCAGCCAGGTGCCTTGCAAAAAGTACTTGCTGTAATTGCGGATGCTGGTTTGAGCATTGTCAACATTCAAATACTCGAGCTTCGCGAAGGACTGACAGGTGTGCTTCGTCTCAGCTTTGCTGAACAAAAAATGCAGTTGAAAGCAAAAGGCGTTTTAGAAGTATTCGGCTACGAAGTGAAGATACAAGATTAA
- a CDS encoding lipopolysaccharide assembly protein LapB produces the protein MEELSKAIALMENDKPQEAVDTLEAYLPSASEEEKFTIAELYMQWGLHEEAKTVLLQLEQMFPDEMELKMMLAELFIDLNEDQEAIDKLDQIVEDEEFYVPAQMQLADLYEAQGLFEVAEQKLLAAKRFDPSEPVLDLALGELALSTGSYLKAITYYEKVYEIQTAMGDIDIALRLAEAYAATGEFEKALTYYQETDVDDVEQLFSYGFTAFKLSRYDIAISTWEKLVKQEPDYLSVYEYLAKAYEEEGLMEKAFETAEKGLSLDEFNQKLYFTAGRLARQLGKNDRSYYLVRHAIALDPGYKEAVLYLIENFKLDEDHEAIIELLTHVLDTDEEDAAYRWELARAYNETESFEEALNAYGEAYTNFKDDSDFLKEYGYFLLEEGRMQQAVEILKEYLRLEPSDIEVEENINRLLSQ, from the coding sequence ATGGAAGAATTAAGTAAAGCAATAGCTCTTATGGAGAATGACAAACCTCAAGAAGCAGTCGATACGTTGGAAGCGTATTTGCCTTCTGCAAGTGAAGAAGAAAAATTCACGATAGCTGAACTGTATATGCAGTGGGGGCTGCACGAGGAAGCAAAAACTGTTTTGCTGCAATTGGAGCAGATGTTCCCGGATGAAATGGAACTCAAAATGATGCTGGCTGAATTGTTTATTGATTTAAATGAAGACCAAGAAGCAATCGATAAGCTCGATCAAATTGTAGAAGACGAAGAATTTTATGTTCCTGCCCAAATGCAGCTCGCTGATTTGTACGAAGCACAAGGATTATTTGAAGTTGCAGAGCAAAAGCTGCTCGCAGCAAAACGATTTGATCCATCAGAGCCGGTACTTGATTTAGCGTTGGGAGAACTTGCTTTATCTACTGGTTCTTATTTGAAAGCTATTACGTATTATGAAAAAGTATACGAAATACAAACAGCAATGGGTGATATTGATATTGCGCTCCGACTTGCAGAAGCGTATGCAGCAACTGGTGAATTCGAAAAAGCGTTGACTTACTACCAAGAAACAGACGTAGATGATGTGGAACAGCTGTTCAGTTATGGATTTACAGCATTCAAATTATCCAGATATGATATCGCAATCAGCACGTGGGAAAAGTTAGTCAAACAAGAGCCGGATTATCTTTCTGTTTATGAATACTTAGCAAAAGCGTACGAAGAAGAAGGATTGATGGAAAAAGCATTTGAAACAGCAGAAAAAGGACTATCATTGGATGAGTTTAACCAGAAGCTGTACTTTACCGCAGGCCGCCTTGCCAGACAGCTTGGAAAGAACGACCGCAGCTATTACCTTGTTCGTCATGCCATTGCGCTGGACCCAGGTTATAAAGAAGCCGTTCTTTATCTGATTGAGAACTTCAAGTTAGATGAAGACCACGAAGCAATCATTGAATTATTGACGCACGTATTGGATACAGATGAAGAAGATGCAGCTTATCGATGGGAGCTGGCACGTGCCTATAATGAAACGGAATCGTTTGAAGAGGCATTAAACGCTTATGGGGAAGCATATACTAATTTCAAAGATGATAGCGATTTTCTAAAAGAATATGGATATTTCTTATTAGAAGAAGGGAGGATGCAGCAGGCTGTCGAAATACTTAAAGAGTATCTTCGTTTGGAGCCGTCTGATATCGAAGTCGAAGAGAATATCAATCGGCTCTTGTCTCAATAA
- a CDS encoding sporulation protein YpjB yields the protein MKKLLLVIVVLTASFFIVANVAAILQPSQTEAQSPSYDNSNQTFDQQDYALPAYLYTVTVPENNSYDTAKFWGILGISASIVGTLVYVGYKKYRAENDKSVNRDRNS from the coding sequence ATGAAAAAGCTGCTTCTCGTCATTGTTGTTCTGACAGCCTCTTTTTTTATCGTTGCCAACGTTGCCGCTATTCTGCAGCCATCGCAAACAGAGGCACAATCGCCATCTTACGACAATTCTAATCAAACGTTTGACCAACAAGATTATGCATTGCCTGCGTATTTATACACGGTCACTGTCCCGGAAAACAATAGTTATGATACAGCCAAGTTCTGGGGAATACTTGGTATTAGTGCAAGTATTGTCGGCACATTGGTTTATGTCGGCTATAAAAAATACCGAGCAGAAAATGACAAAAGTGTGAACAGGGATCGTAACAGTTGA
- a CDS encoding DUF2798 domain-containing protein — protein MFVNLKTHRIVCSFLTAAIMTAIISFTLTAVNSGLHAFSYHTWFRSWIIAFLLVFTISFFLPKLVHHHVSRVVRIKE, from the coding sequence ATGTTTGTAAATTTAAAAACACATCGTATTGTTTGCAGTTTTCTGACCGCAGCAATAATGACTGCCATCATTTCTTTCACTTTAACAGCGGTTAATTCAGGATTGCATGCTTTTTCTTACCATACGTGGTTCCGTTCATGGATTATTGCATTTTTGCTCGTATTCACCATCTCTTTTTTCCTTCCTAAGCTTGTACATCACCATGTATCAAGAGTTGTGAGAATTAAGGAATAG
- the hisC gene encoding histidinol-phosphate transaminase has product MKAKQILNELTAYKPGKPMEEVRKEFGLDRIVKLASNENPYGFSSKVREALPTFADEQEIYPDGYGTALKEKLAARYGVNLDQLVLGAGSDEIIMMLCRTFLAPGLNTVMAHPSFSQYPHHALIEGAEVRAIETKNGFHDLPAMLDAIDEKTGIVWLCTPNNPTGNHINKADFENFIRQVPAEVLVVADEAYIEFLETDDYFDTLAALDTYPNLLTLRTFSKAYGLAALRVGYGIGHPDVIHKINVVRSPFNNTTIAQKAAIVALDDQQFIKESIAKNNQVKHSFLAFCDAHQIKYFESHTNFVLIYDLPVSGDELFQHMLSKGYIIRSGDALGIPNSVRITIGNEKDMTEFTVLLDQYLTSVKES; this is encoded by the coding sequence ATGAAAGCAAAACAGATTCTAAATGAATTGACAGCTTACAAACCAGGAAAACCGATGGAAGAAGTTCGTAAAGAATTCGGATTGGACCGAATTGTAAAACTGGCTTCTAACGAAAATCCGTATGGTTTTTCTTCTAAAGTAAGAGAGGCGCTGCCTACTTTTGCGGATGAGCAAGAGATTTACCCGGATGGATACGGTACAGCACTGAAGGAAAAGCTGGCTGCGCGTTATGGTGTTAATCTGGATCAGCTTGTATTGGGTGCTGGCTCTGATGAAATTATTATGATGCTTTGCCGTACCTTCCTTGCACCTGGGTTGAACACCGTAATGGCACATCCATCTTTCTCTCAATACCCGCATCATGCTTTAATTGAAGGAGCAGAAGTTCGAGCAATTGAAACGAAAAACGGATTTCATGATTTACCGGCAATGCTGGATGCAATCGATGAAAAGACAGGCATTGTATGGCTGTGTACGCCAAACAACCCAACAGGCAACCATATAAACAAAGCCGATTTTGAGAACTTTATCCGCCAAGTTCCTGCAGAAGTGCTGGTTGTAGCTGATGAAGCTTACATCGAATTTTTGGAAACAGATGATTACTTTGACACATTAGCTGCCCTGGATACATATCCGAATCTGCTAACACTTCGGACATTTTCCAAGGCATATGGATTAGCAGCTCTGCGTGTTGGTTACGGAATCGGTCATCCGGACGTCATCCATAAAATTAATGTAGTCAGAAGTCCGTTCAACAATACTACCATCGCTCAAAAAGCAGCCATTGTTGCGCTTGATGATCAGCAGTTCATTAAAGAATCTATCGCGAAGAACAATCAAGTAAAGCATAGTTTCTTAGCTTTCTGTGATGCCCATCAAATCAAATACTTTGAGTCACATACAAACTTTGTCTTAATTTATGACTTGCCTGTCAGCGGTGATGAACTGTTTCAGCATATGCTTTCTAAAGGGTATATCATCCGTTCCGGCGATGCGCTTGGCATTCCGAACAGTGTCCGCATTACCATTGGCAATGAAAAAGATATGACAGAATTTACTGTATTGCTCGACCAATACCTGACTAGTGTGAAAGAAAGCTAA
- a CDS encoding DUF1405 domain-containing protein — translation MIYRLLFHRYIIMLLFIVNLFGTIYGYIWYGWQLEITPAVFLAFVPDSPTASLFFTIFLGLLLLGKRNGYIEALAIVSLFKYGIWAVVMNLLTLALNGTLSWQGYMLIASHLAMAIQGLLYAPLYKVKLQHLAVAAIVVLHNDIIDYVFDMMPIYGRLTADYSNEIGYFTFWLSIVSIIVGYIATQRKDKSVH, via the coding sequence ATGATCTATCGGCTTCTTTTTCATCGGTACATAATCATGCTTTTATTTATAGTTAACCTATTTGGAACAATCTACGGGTATATATGGTATGGCTGGCAGCTCGAAATAACACCAGCTGTCTTTCTGGCTTTTGTTCCAGACAGTCCGACAGCTAGTCTCTTTTTCACTATTTTCTTAGGATTGCTGCTGCTCGGTAAACGTAATGGCTATATTGAAGCACTTGCTATCGTTTCATTATTTAAATATGGCATATGGGCGGTTGTGATGAACTTGCTGACGCTCGCTTTAAATGGAACGCTTTCCTGGCAAGGGTATATGCTGATTGCATCTCATTTAGCAATGGCAATCCAGGGATTGCTTTATGCACCGCTTTATAAAGTGAAGCTTCAGCACTTGGCTGTTGCAGCAATCGTCGTACTGCACAATGATATTATTGATTATGTGTTTGATATGATGCCGATTTACGGCCGGCTGACAGCAGATTATAGTAACGAAATTGGTTATTTTACGTTCTGGCTGAGCATCGTATCCATAATCGTTGGTTATATTGCTACACAGCGGAAAGATAAATCTGTTCATTAA
- a CDS encoding MerR family transcriptional regulator — translation MKTVDDIDYSLLKQMAVTIGDVAKITDIPIRKLRYWEDKGYIKSVEEQAHTTRRFDYYMIKKIVLMKELIEDGYTVEASSQKVEVRMKKLRQVFDNLTRK, via the coding sequence GTGAAAACAGTGGACGACATTGATTACAGTCTGCTGAAGCAAATGGCGGTGACGATTGGAGATGTTGCCAAAATTACCGATATTCCAATTCGTAAGCTGCGCTATTGGGAAGATAAAGGTTATATTAAGAGTGTTGAAGAACAAGCGCATACTACTAGAAGGTTTGATTATTACATGATTAAGAAAATCGTCTTGATGAAAGAATTGATCGAAGACGGTTATACAGTAGAAGCGTCTTCTCAAAAAGTCGAAGTGCGCATGAAAAAACTTCGGCAGGTATTTGACAATCTGACTAGAAAATAA
- a CDS encoding ReoY family proteolytic degradation factor, whose protein sequence is MHISVTMQDKKTFIRWFLDNYQLKRRESVWILNYLINHDSFLDNVHFIREARFSPRGIIISAHCSEEVPFRFYKDNIVTTDAEKSFHDIRMNKKDPVYIQLNFKNANQSMEYVAVLEDNPFLPEDHYVTKEDRQLATRLLDVSHFQYKKRKLQEAIDLALDKRDEKKFRLLSRAMKQLKDEEESIIEHI, encoded by the coding sequence ATGCATATTTCCGTTACCATGCAGGATAAGAAAACGTTCATTCGCTGGTTCTTAGACAATTATCAATTGAAGCGCAGGGAAAGTGTCTGGATCTTGAATTACTTAATCAATCATGATTCATTTCTTGATAATGTTCATTTTATTCGTGAAGCAAGATTCAGTCCCAGAGGAATCATCATATCAGCCCATTGTTCAGAGGAAGTACCATTTCGGTTTTATAAAGACAATATCGTCACGACCGATGCGGAAAAATCATTCCATGATATTCGCATGAACAAGAAAGACCCTGTCTATATTCAACTCAATTTCAAGAATGCTAATCAAAGTATGGAATATGTTGCAGTACTGGAAGACAATCCTTTCTTGCCGGAAGATCATTATGTAACAAAAGAAGACCGGCAGCTGGCAACAAGACTTCTTGATGTATCCCATTTTCAATACAAAAAGAGAAAGTTGCAAGAAGCAATTGATTTAGCGCTTGATAAGAGAGACGAAAAGAAATTCCGTTTGCTTAGCAGGGCGATGAAACAATTGAAAGACGAAGAGGAAAGTATAATTGAACACATTTAA
- the aroB gene encoding 3-dehydroquinate synthase encodes MEQITVQASQSSYNVSVGAGIRHNLAAFLSKSYQSVFVVTDTSIAPYYLDDYVASLQPAANVTVKIIEPGEAAKSKDMYFDLLDSMFEAGLDRKALVLALGGGVIGDLAGFVASTYMRGIDFVQLPTTILAHDSSVGGKVAINHDTGKNLIGSFYPPTAVVYDVETISTLPEKEVRSGYAELIKEAYIGDTDFLYDLLDRNQIDKENQVQLINDLSLGIRVKTKIVEADEKENDLRKFLNLGHTLGHAIEAEAGYGTFTHGEAVAIGMLFALELSEEEFGADLRLDAFRSWLERNEYPLQLPEFSAERLIKRMQMDKKSENKEVHMVLLREIGKPVTEKVEHAKLSRAVTSFLERMS; translated from the coding sequence ATGGAACAAATTACAGTCCAAGCAAGTCAGTCTAGTTATAACGTTTCTGTAGGGGCAGGTATCCGGCATAATCTTGCTGCATTCCTGTCAAAATCCTATCAATCCGTGTTTGTCGTGACAGACACGTCAATTGCCCCCTATTATCTGGACGACTATGTAGCTTCGCTTCAGCCGGCAGCCAATGTTACGGTCAAGATAATAGAGCCTGGTGAGGCAGCGAAGAGCAAGGATATGTATTTTGATCTATTAGACAGCATGTTCGAGGCAGGACTGGACCGCAAAGCACTAGTCCTTGCGCTCGGCGGCGGTGTAATTGGGGACTTAGCAGGTTTTGTCGCAAGCACGTATATGCGCGGTATTGACTTTGTTCAGCTTCCTACTACTATTCTTGCACATGATTCCAGTGTCGGCGGCAAGGTGGCAATTAATCATGATACAGGGAAGAACTTAATTGGCAGTTTTTATCCTCCGACAGCTGTCGTTTACGATGTAGAAACAATTTCAACATTGCCAGAAAAAGAGGTGCGCAGCGGGTATGCTGAATTAATCAAGGAAGCATATATCGGTGATACAGATTTTCTGTATGATCTTCTAGATAGAAACCAGATTGATAAAGAAAATCAAGTCCAGCTTATAAATGATCTATCTCTTGGTATTCGAGTGAAAACAAAAATTGTCGAAGCGGACGAAAAAGAAAACGACTTGCGTAAGTTTTTAAATCTTGGTCATACGCTTGGTCATGCGATTGAAGCTGAAGCAGGTTATGGCACTTTTACTCACGGGGAAGCCGTTGCCATCGGCATGCTGTTTGCATTGGAATTAAGCGAAGAAGAATTTGGCGCAGACTTGCGGCTGGATGCATTCCGCAGCTGGCTCGAACGAAACGAATATCCTTTGCAATTACCTGAATTTTCAGCTGAAAGACTTATCAAAAGAATGCAGATGGATAAGAAGTCAGAAAACAAAGAAGTACATATGGTACTGCTACGTGAAATCGGAAAGCCGGTAACAGAGAAGGTAGAACATGCTAAGCTTTCTCGTGCCGTGACATCTTTCCTTGAAAGGATGAGCTGA
- the aroH gene encoding chorismate mutase — MIRGVRGATTVQENDEKQIIEATAAMLEEMVSKNNIEPEDVVQVLISATPDLTKTFPAKALRSFRNDWTYVPVMCMQELDIESGLSKCIRVMLTARTALSQPHIHHVYHGQAIKLRPDLKEEHQ; from the coding sequence ATGATACGTGGAGTCCGCGGGGCAACGACGGTACAGGAGAATGACGAGAAACAGATAATAGAAGCAACAGCAGCTATGCTGGAAGAAATGGTATCCAAGAACAATATCGAACCGGAAGATGTTGTGCAAGTATTAATTTCGGCAACGCCTGATCTCACGAAAACGTTCCCGGCAAAGGCATTGCGTTCGTTTCGCAATGACTGGACATATGTTCCTGTCATGTGCATGCAAGAGCTGGACATCGAGAGCGGTCTGTCAAAATGTATTCGAGTTATGCTGACAGCACGTACTGCTCTTTCGCAGCCGCACATTCACCACGTCTATCACGGGCAAGCAATCAAGCTGCGTCCAGACTTAAAGGAGGAGCATCAATGA
- a CDS encoding protein-glutamate O-methyltransferase CheR, translating into MSADYEYFVEQIKGSTGIDLSQYKEAQMKRRLTTLREKKGFADFKTYFHAIRGDNSLMDEFLDRMTINVSEFYRNYQRWEVLEKRILPELLKRKKPLKIWSAACSTGEEPYTLAILLDRYAKGTSYTIHATDLDQRVLETAQNGKYTDRALKEMPAAIKSAYFTQNGPIYQIKDELKQHIQFKQHNLLADAYETNYDLIICRNVLIYFTEEAKANIYHKFSNSLANNGYLFVGSTEQIFNPSVYGMKAVDTFFYQKQ; encoded by the coding sequence ATGTCAGCTGATTATGAATACTTTGTAGAACAGATTAAGGGCAGTACAGGCATTGATTTGTCTCAATATAAGGAAGCCCAAATGAAAAGGCGCTTAACTACATTGCGAGAAAAAAAGGGATTTGCCGATTTCAAAACGTATTTCCATGCTATACGCGGGGATAATTCGTTGATGGATGAGTTTTTGGACCGCATGACAATTAATGTGTCTGAATTTTACCGCAACTATCAACGGTGGGAAGTGCTCGAGAAGCGTATTCTCCCAGAATTACTGAAAAGAAAGAAGCCTTTAAAAATATGGAGCGCTGCTTGTTCTACTGGTGAAGAGCCATACACATTAGCCATTCTTTTAGATCGTTATGCAAAAGGAACGTCCTATACGATACATGCAACAGATTTAGATCAGCGGGTGTTGGAGACAGCTCAAAACGGAAAGTATACGGATCGAGCATTAAAAGAAATGCCAGCTGCCATTAAATCTGCTTACTTTACACAAAATGGACCAATTTATCAAATCAAAGATGAGTTAAAGCAGCATATTCAATTCAAGCAGCATAATTTACTCGCGGACGCATATGAAACAAATTATGACTTGATTATATGCCGAAACGTTCTCATCTATTTCACAGAAGAAGCCAAGGCGAATATTTACCATAAATTCAGCAATTCGCTGGCAAACAACGGCTATTTGTTTGTCGGAAGCACCGAACAGATCTTTAATCCCAGCGTCTATGGAATGAAAGCTGTCGATACATTCTTTTATCAAAAACAATAA
- the aroA gene encoding 3-phosphoshikimate 1-carboxyvinyltransferase, with the protein MTNIKLQPAAKELTGTITVPGDKSISHRSIIFGALAKGQTTVRHFLDGEDCLRTIDAFRALGVSIEQEGNTVTISSDGKDSFKEPTVPINFGNSGTTARLLLGVFAALPFHITAYGDESLTKRPMDRVTVPLRQMGAKINGRAEGKYLPLAVDGQKLSHLTYHTPVKSAQVKSALLLAGLLADGETKISEDVKTRDHTEQMLTSFGAQVDVSGTTVTIKGGQTLQAADVYVPGDISSAAFFLVAACLVPGSQVTLKNVGLNPTRTGILDVMQSMDAAIEIQEHQTEAGEKIGDITVRYGPLKGTEIGGDVIPRLIDELPILALLATQAEGETIIKDAEELRYKESDRIEAIASTLRSFGAELVTTPDGLVIKGNQKLQGTEADSFGDHRIGMMISIASLLADGETILKDADSINISYPDFFNDLKMLQNR; encoded by the coding sequence TTGACAAATATAAAACTGCAGCCGGCTGCAAAAGAACTGACTGGTACGATAACTGTTCCAGGTGATAAGTCGATTTCACATCGAAGCATTATTTTTGGCGCACTTGCAAAAGGGCAGACGACTGTTCGTCATTTTCTGGACGGAGAGGACTGCCTGCGAACAATAGATGCATTTCGAGCGCTGGGTGTCTCGATTGAGCAAGAAGGAAATACAGTTACCATTAGCAGTGACGGGAAAGATAGTTTCAAAGAACCGACTGTACCGATTAACTTTGGCAACTCTGGCACGACTGCCCGTCTGCTGCTTGGTGTATTTGCAGCATTGCCATTTCACATTACTGCATACGGTGATGAATCCTTAACGAAAAGGCCAATGGACCGTGTTACCGTTCCTTTACGGCAAATGGGCGCAAAAATTAACGGACGTGCGGAAGGTAAATATTTGCCTTTGGCAGTTGATGGACAAAAGCTATCTCACTTAACGTATCATACACCAGTCAAAAGTGCGCAAGTGAAGTCAGCGTTATTGCTGGCCGGTTTATTAGCAGACGGTGAAACAAAGATTTCTGAAGACGTGAAAACGAGGGATCATACAGAACAGATGCTCACCAGCTTCGGAGCCCAAGTGGATGTGAGTGGCACAACTGTTACCATTAAAGGCGGACAGACACTGCAAGCAGCTGATGTATATGTGCCGGGAGATATTTCCTCAGCGGCATTCTTCTTAGTAGCAGCATGCCTTGTACCTGGTAGTCAGGTGACGTTAAAGAATGTGGGACTAAATCCAACACGCACCGGTATTTTGGATGTGATGCAATCTATGGACGCAGCAATTGAGATCCAGGAGCACCAGACAGAAGCAGGTGAAAAGATAGGTGACATTACCGTCCGATATGGTCCTTTGAAAGGCACAGAAATCGGAGGCGATGTTATCCCGCGTCTGATAGATGAACTGCCGATCCTAGCGCTGCTTGCAACACAGGCAGAAGGGGAGACTATAATCAAAGATGCTGAAGAGCTGCGCTATAAAGAAAGCGATCGAATTGAAGCAATTGCCAGCACACTGCGAAGTTTCGGAGCAGAATTGGTGACGACTCCGGATGGTCTTGTTATCAAAGGAAACCAAAAGCTGCAAGGAACAGAAGCTGACTCTTTTGGTGACCATCGCATTGGCATGATGATTAGTATTGCCAGTTTACTTGCTGATGGAGAAACAATATTAAAAGACGCGGACAGTATTAACATCTCTTATCCCGATTTCTTTAACGACCTAAAGATGCTTCAAAATAGATAA
- the aroC gene encoding chorismate synthase → MRYLTAGESHGKQLTTILEGVPSYLPLTASDINASLLERQKGHGRGKRMQIEKDLVDIVGGVRHGYTLGSPIALVIHNDDFKHWIDVMGEDPVEDPQAVRRIVSRPRPGHADLNGALKYGHRDMRNVLERSSARETAARVAAGAVAKKILAELDIHIVGYTKEIAGIKAAEYPEYTYEERNTISRASSVRSLDPEAAEMMVDAIDQAKKDGDSIGGVVEVYVEGLPAGIGSYVHYDRKLDGRIAGAVSSINAFKGVEFGIGFEAARLPGSQVHDEIAWEEERGYYRKTNRLGGLEGGMTTGMPLVVKGVMKPIPTLYKPLQSVDIETKEPFNASIERSDSCAVPAAALVMEHVVAFEIAKAILEQFPNDQFPKLQEAIKNYREEIRVF, encoded by the coding sequence ATGCGCTACTTAACTGCAGGTGAATCACATGGTAAACAGCTAACAACTATCTTAGAAGGTGTTCCTTCCTATCTACCGTTGACAGCCTCTGATATCAACGCTTCTTTGCTGGAAAGACAAAAGGGGCATGGTCGCGGGAAACGCATGCAAATCGAGAAAGACTTAGTTGATATTGTTGGCGGTGTGCGTCACGGATACACGCTTGGTTCGCCAATTGCACTTGTTATCCATAACGATGATTTCAAGCATTGGATTGATGTAATGGGGGAAGACCCAGTAGAAGATCCGCAAGCCGTCCGCCGAATTGTCAGCCGTCCGCGACCTGGACATGCTGATTTGAATGGAGCTTTAAAATACGGCCATCGCGATATGCGAAATGTGCTGGAAAGATCATCTGCTCGGGAGACTGCTGCACGTGTGGCAGCTGGAGCAGTTGCTAAGAAAATCTTAGCAGAACTTGACATACATATTGTCGGCTATACAAAAGAAATTGCCGGTATTAAAGCAGCTGAGTATCCGGAATATACATATGAAGAAAGAAATACAATTTCCAGAGCTTCGTCTGTGCGCAGTCTTGATCCAGAAGCAGCCGAAATGATGGTAGACGCAATTGACCAAGCGAAAAAAGACGGTGACTCCATTGGTGGTGTGGTGGAAGTTTACGTCGAAGGTCTTCCGGCCGGAATTGGATCGTATGTTCATTATGATCGTAAGCTAGATGGACGAATTGCTGGAGCGGTATCAAGCATCAATGCTTTCAAGGGCGTGGAATTCGGAATTGGCTTTGAAGCTGCCAGATTGCCAGGAAGTCAAGTACATGATGAGATTGCATGGGAAGAAGAAAGAGGATATTACCGAAAAACAAATCGTCTTGGCGGCTTAGAAGGCGGGATGACGACAGGAATGCCGCTTGTAGTCAAAGGCGTCATGAAGCCTATTCCAACACTTTATAAACCATTGCAAAGTGTGGACATTGAGACGAAGGAGCCGTTCAATGCAAGTATCGAACGTTCCGATAGCTGTGCTGTGCCAGCTGCTGCATTGGTAATGGAGCATGTTGTGGCATTTGAAATCGCAAAAGCGATATTAGAGCAGTTCCCGAATGATCAATTTCCAAAGCTGCAAGAGGCGATCAAAAACTACCGGGAAGAAATTCGGGTGTTTTAA